In a genomic window of Alcanivorax sp.:
- a CDS encoding acyl-CoA dehydrogenase family protein: protein MHFQLSEEQQMLADSAKRFVRDNSDVEKHRQNKKLMPLDTATWQQFADLGWLAVPFEEAHGGLGMGPLETMVLLEALGEGLIMAPYIATVVLGGGFLRHASAAQQAETIPALLEGKLQVAFAAEEYERVFTLENTAMAADVTGSEVILNGTKSCVMNGDQADLLVVLARTGGQPGDQDGLSLFLVDANAPGVERVAHRTVDGRQGAEIRFNQVKVSEAARIGELNGGYAIARDVLHEGLLALSAESVGSLSVLLNETVEYSKTRKQFGMPIGKFQVLQFRMADMFIAMEQTRSLLLAATLKTVEGHDDAAKAVHAMKAQLGRAGRKIAQEAIQIHGGMGMTDELGVGHYVKRVTGVDGLFGNADVHLMAIARSA, encoded by the coding sequence ATGCATTTTCAGTTGAGTGAAGAACAGCAAATGCTGGCGGATAGCGCCAAGCGGTTTGTGCGCGACAACAGTGATGTGGAAAAACATCGCCAAAATAAAAAGCTGATGCCACTGGATACGGCCACCTGGCAGCAGTTTGCGGATCTGGGCTGGCTGGCGGTGCCGTTCGAGGAAGCGCACGGCGGCCTGGGCATGGGCCCGCTGGAAACCATGGTGCTGCTGGAAGCCCTGGGCGAGGGCCTGATCATGGCACCTTACATTGCCACCGTGGTGCTGGGCGGCGGTTTTCTGCGGCACGCCAGCGCGGCCCAGCAGGCGGAAACCATTCCGGCCTTGCTGGAAGGCAAGCTGCAGGTAGCCTTTGCCGCGGAAGAGTACGAGCGGGTGTTCACCCTGGAAAACACCGCCATGGCCGCCGACGTGACAGGCAGTGAGGTGATACTGAATGGCACCAAGAGCTGCGTGATGAACGGCGACCAGGCGGACCTGCTGGTAGTGCTGGCACGCACTGGCGGCCAGCCCGGTGATCAGGATGGCCTCAGCCTGTTTCTGGTGGATGCCAATGCGCCAGGCGTGGAGCGGGTGGCCCACCGCACCGTGGACGGTCGCCAGGGCGCGGAGATCCGCTTCAATCAGGTGAAAGTATCCGAGGCGGCCCGCATCGGTGAACTGAACGGCGGCTATGCCATCGCCCGGGATGTGCTTCATGAAGGCCTGCTGGCCCTGTCGGCGGAATCCGTGGGCAGCCTGTCCGTGCTGCTCAACGAGACCGTGGAATACAGCAAGACCCGCAAGCAGTTCGGTATGCCCATCGGCAAGTTCCAGGTGCTGCAGTTCCGCATGGCGGACATGTTCATCGCCATGGAGCAGACCCGCTCGCTATTGCTGGCCGCCACTCTGAAAACCGTGGAAGGCCATGATGACGCGGCCAAGGCCGTCCATGCCATGAAGGCCCAGCTGGGCCGGGCCGGACGCAAGATCGCCCAGGAAGCGATCCAGATTCACGGCGGCATGGGCATGACCGACGAGCTGGGCGTGGGCCACTATGTGAAACGGGTGACCGGCGTGGATGGCCTGTTCGGCAATGCAGACGTGCACTTGATGGCAATCGCCCGGTCGGCGTAA
- a CDS encoding acyl-CoA dehydrogenase family protein — MDLRVPEQEKAFRDEVRTFLEESLTPDIREAGRMVTSVFAPVKEAMAWQRILNDKGWAAPHWPKEFGGTGWSVTQRAIFAEELVRAETPPLVPMGLHMCGPCLIGCGTEEQQKEYLPKILSGEHFWCQGYSEPGAGSDLASLKTFAEKDGDDYILNGTKIWTTYAHYANKMFALVRTNRDGKPQQGITFLLLDMDLPGITIEPIVGLDEVPEQCQVFFDNVRVPQKNRVGEENDGWTVAKYLLTFERGGQEYAPGLNVMLEKIRLMAEKQQTAFGPLNQDPVWQYKFAALEADVLALEFTEMRIKSALSAGKDPGALSSMTMILGTELLQKVTELRIETLGSQSVIWQPQALVPGEEQPVIGPEYALTAMPHYLNSRACSIYGGSNEVQRGMIAKAVLGL, encoded by the coding sequence ATGGATCTGCGGGTGCCGGAGCAGGAAAAGGCGTTTCGGGATGAGGTGCGCACCTTTCTGGAGGAGAGCCTGACCCCGGACATTCGGGAGGCGGGCAGGATGGTGACCTCAGTGTTTGCGCCGGTGAAGGAAGCCATGGCCTGGCAGCGCATTCTCAACGACAAGGGCTGGGCGGCGCCGCACTGGCCGAAGGAATTCGGCGGCACTGGCTGGAGCGTGACCCAGCGGGCCATCTTCGCGGAGGAGCTGGTCCGAGCCGAGACGCCGCCGCTGGTGCCCATGGGCCTGCACATGTGCGGCCCCTGTCTGATCGGCTGCGGCACCGAGGAGCAGCAGAAGGAGTACCTGCCGAAGATTCTCAGCGGCGAGCACTTCTGGTGCCAGGGCTATTCCGAGCCGGGCGCCGGTTCCGATCTGGCCTCCCTGAAGACCTTTGCCGAGAAGGATGGCGACGACTACATCCTCAACGGCACCAAGATCTGGACCACCTACGCCCATTACGCCAACAAGATGTTCGCGCTGGTGCGCACCAATCGCGATGGCAAACCCCAGCAGGGCATTACCTTCCTGCTGCTGGACATGGACCTGCCGGGCATCACCATCGAGCCCATTGTCGGCTTGGATGAAGTGCCGGAGCAGTGCCAGGTGTTCTTCGACAATGTGCGGGTGCCGCAGAAGAACCGGGTGGGCGAAGAAAACGATGGCTGGACCGTGGCCAAGTACCTGCTCACCTTCGAACGTGGTGGCCAGGAATATGCCCCGGGCCTGAACGTGATGCTGGAAAAGATTCGCCTGATGGCCGAGAAGCAGCAGACCGCCTTTGGCCCGCTGAACCAGGACCCGGTGTGGCAGTACAAGTTTGCGGCGCTGGAAGCGGATGTGCTGGCGCTGGAATTCACCGAGATGCGCATCAAGTCCGCCCTGTCTGCTGGCAAGGACCCGGGTGCCCTGTCGTCCATGACCATGATCCTCGGCACCGAATTGCTGCAGAAAGTCACCGAGCTGCGCATTGAAACCCTGGGTAGCCAGAGCGTGATCTGGCAGCCCCAGGCCCTGGTGCCCGGTGAGGAACAGCCGGTGATCGGGCCGGAGTATGCACTCACTGCCATGCCCCATTATCTGAACTCGCGGGCCTGTTCCATCTATGGCGGCTCCAACGAGGTGCAGCGCGGAATGATCGCCAAGGCGGTGTTGGGGTTGTAA